A genomic segment from Glycine soja cultivar W05 chromosome 18, ASM419377v2, whole genome shotgun sequence encodes:
- the LOC114394906 gene encoding probable serine incorporator, which translates to MWAASCLASCCAACACDACRTVVSGISRRSARIAYCGLFAFSLVVAWILREVAAPLMESLPWINHFKHTPSREWFETDAVLRVSLGNFLFFTILAILMVGVKTQRDPRDSMHHGGWMMKIICWCLLVISMFFIPNEIISFYETISKFGSGMFLLVQVMLLLDFVHGWNDKWVGFDEQFWYIALFVVSLVCYVATFAFSGVLFHFFTPSGHDCGLNVFFITMTLILAFIFAIVALHPAVNGSVLPASVISLYCTYLCYSALASEPRDYECNGLHKHSKAVSTGTITLGLATTVLSVVYSAVRAGSSAAVLSPPSSPRAGKPLLPLDAKEDEEKEKAKPVTYSYAFFHLIFSLASMYSAMLLTGWSTSVGESGKLVDVGWPSVWVRIITSWATALLYLWSLIAPIMFPEREF; encoded by the exons ATGTGGGCAGCATCTTGCCTGGCGTCGTGCTGCGCGGCCTGCGCATGCGACGCCTGCAGGACCGTCGTTTCGGGAATCAGCCGTCGTTCCGCCCGGATCGCCTACTGCGGCCTCTTCGCCTTCTCCCTTGTCGTCGCCTGGATCCTCCGCGAGGTCGCCGCTCCTCTCATGGAATCACTTCCCT GGATCAATCACTTCAAACACACTCCTAGCCGAGAATGGTTTGAAACAGATGCAGTTCTGCGGGTTAGCTTGGGGAATTTTCTGTTTTTCACTATTCTAGCTATTCTGATGGTTGGTGTGAAAACCCAGAGGGATCCTCGGGACAGTATGCATCATGGAGGTTGGATGATGAAAATTATCTGCTGGTGCCTTCTGGTAATCTCTATGTTTTTCATTCCAAATGAGATCATCAGCTTCTATG AAACAATATCAAAGTTTGGCTCAGGCATGTTTCTTCTTGTTCAAGTCATGCTCTTGTTGGATTTTGTTCATGGATGGAATGACAAATGGGTTGGATTTGACGAACAATTCTG GTACATTGCTCTATTTGTTGTTTCACTTGTTTGTTATGTGGCAACATTTGCATTCTCAGGGGTTCTCTTTCACTTCTTCACGCCATCTGGACATGACTGTGGACTCAATGTCTTTTTTATTACTATGACCTTGATTCTCGCATTTATTTTCGCCATAGTGGCATTGCATCCTGCA GTAAATGGAAGTGTTTTGCCTGCTTCAGTAATATCATTATACTGCACTTATCTCTGCTATAGTGCACTGGCTAGTGAACCAAGAGATTATGAGTGCAATGGTCTTCACAAACACTCAAAAGCTGTTTCCACTGGCACCATTACTTTGGGTTTAGCTACAACTGTTCTATCTGTTGTTTATTCTGCTGTGCGTGCTGGATCTTCTGCTGCAGTGCTTTCCCCACCAAGCTCCCCTCGTGCTg GTAAGCCTTTGCTTCCATTGGATGCAAAGGAGGATGAAGAGAAGGAGAAAGCAAAGCCAGTTACATATTCATATGCCTTCTTCCACTTGATTTTCTCTCTTGCTAGCATGTATTCTGCAATGCTTCTGACAGGTTGGTCTACATCTGTTGGAGAGAGCGGGAAGTTGGTTGACGTGGGCTGGCCTTCTGTGTGGGTTCGAATCATCACTTCCTGGGCAACTGCTCTTTTGTACTTATGGTCTCTCATAGCTCCTATCATGTTCCCAGAAAGGGAGTTCTGA